CTAGCTCCGCACGACGCGGACAGAGTCCCCGAAGCAACCAAACTGCAGAAATGTTGTCTTGTAACGAATTGCTCCAATGGAGGCAGTTTTGTTATGGATCTCAAATGTTAGCTGCACAGAATATTACCGAAAATTATAACAAACGTGAATTACGTCGCCGAAATTCTCTTGTATCCACCGATGAACTATTGCTTCAACATGCTATGAGTCTTGAACTATTAAGTAAAAGCAATGAACTAGCGAAATTCGCTGAATATCAGCACTATCCAAGTGTATCAACTCACCAGCAGCCTAAGAAAACTAACCGCAAAACTagccaaaaaaataaagcaactaCCAAAAATCAAACAACGAGATCCAGGGCTAAAAACCGAAACGAACTGAATAAGAATAGTTCGacgtatgaaaaaaatattgcagaaaTGGGTAGTACTAATACCAAACAAAGTTATCGAAATAAATCCACAAATCCCACATCTACAAAAAGAAACAATGATAAGCGTCATAAAAAAAGTGTCCAATCAAGTAATACAGCGGCTTTAATCGAAAGTAGAGATTTGTCAGCAAATATCCATGCTTATCCTCAAGGAGCTATGCCAGAAGATATACcaactaattttaatatagaaCAAAGAATACTACCTGTAAATAACTCTCCGCTAGAACATCACACACAGAACGTAGCCGCCACACCTATCGTAGAGTATACGAGTAATAATGGATTTTCTCCTGTACAATACATTATTAACAACAATATCGAAGCCGAGCCGATAAATATAAGAGACCTGAATGACCcattaaatttatcaaacaaaatatttgacaACATAAATCCGGTTCAGCACCGCACACAACAATACGCAACACAAGAACAATTTTCTGTCGCAGCTTATGACACTTATGAGAGTTTAGATTTATCAAACAGAAATTTGGGTCATTTGATCACCAGAGACACGAATAGAAACAATGATGACATAGTCGATTTGCGTATCAACTACGCACTTCATGAGACTTATCAATCGAGATACACACCACTACCTTCTGAATTAGTTAGTGATCAAGTAATAGAAGATAATGCTACAGATTTCTCCTTCAGACGTGATGAAGAATTCCCTACAGATTTATCACTAAGCCGAAGCGATTACATTATGCCTACACCCTATGACAAAATGACAGAAGGTCACAGACGTTTACCATTGAAATATATGAGAGACTTATCTCACCCGATCAGACATGCTGATGGTCGGTGTTTTGTGATGCAAGAGTATTATGATCCAAATACCCACAGAGTTATGGTGGTTGAAAAACAGATTTCCGCTGACTTGCCCGAGTTCAGAGGCGTGAATAGGTTAAATATCATGGAAGAACCTTTGCATCTGTATTCAAATAATGCAGAACCGAATGAAGAAATTGGTCCAACGGATTTATCTACCAAGAGTGGGTCATTTATGGTACCAACAGGTGCTATGAATGACAATGTTTGTCATTATGATAACTATGATGCCCAACAAGCGCCAAATTGTATGAATACTGATCAAATGATAAACTTTCATTATGATCGGCCGATACGAACCCCTCCTACTTCAATTATGTATTGTGATCCAACAGAACATTTTGGGGCGGTCTCAAATACAGCGCTGACACCAGTATCACTGGGTATACCAATGAATGAAACttcaataaatcaaaatataaactaCGAACAAATTGATTACTCGCATTCTGATATGCCGTTAAACTTAGTTTCAAATTCCGTGAATGAAGGTATCAGTTACAACTCCTCACAGAATATAAAAACGAATGTAACTGACTATGAAGAAATGCCCACTACAGCTTACACAATAGCCAGCGatgttatttctgtaacaaAGACTGACCATTCCCCATTCACGTGTACCACAATGACCGCAAATGTTGATACACTTTCGAGGACTTCAAATATAGAATCATTCTCTGAAACAGCGTGTAGTGCCCTGCCAACCGAGAGAGTTAAATTGACCGACACATTTAATCTACAATCGTTTTCTGATGATAAAACTTCAGTACCCATAAATTCGCCGGTGTCTAATACTTTCACGTCAACAACTAATTCTATAATGGGAACTGATAAAAGAAAAGTAGAAACAGTTACTGTTAGTAATACTGATACTGCTAATTTAGATCAAGATCATGAAACTGCTAGAAAAATCGCTTTGTTACCCAAAGAACTTGTGGAGATATTGGGCACTATGCCTGTTGATCACCGTAACCAACTTCTGAACGTGCTGCCTCAATACGTATCCACTTCAACGTCACCCGTGTCTCCCACTAACACAGAAGAGGGTGTAAGAAATCTACTAACGAGTGCAAATACAAGTACTCTTATAGAAAATGATTTTAAGTTTGAAACTAAGTCTGAGGATGGACGAATGAGTAATACCATACCTACATCTTCTAAAAACTATAAGTTTCCAGAGATGTCTCCAATTGCTGTGTCAAGTTCGATACTTCTAACACCACCGACACCTCAATTGTCCGAACGATATTCCGTGCAATCACAGTCAACCGAAGACAGAACACCCTCAAAAGGTGTTCATTTAAGTCAATTAAATGTTGCTCCAAATATGATGGCGGTAAAAAGATTAACAAACACTATAGAATATAATGACCCACACAAGGTAATTGATTTAACTATTGATGAAAATTCGTCTGGAAATGTCGACATAACTAATATTGAATCGGTTATTCAGACGCATACGCTCACTGTATCTGCTAAAGATGTCACTCCCACAGCGACCATTTCTAAATCGAACGTGGCCAAGACAAGTAATGACAAAACTGCAAGCTTAAGAGCTGTTCGTATAAAAACACCATCTGAAAGACATCGCTCAATGTTGGCTGAAAATAAGATGGCCGCAATACAAAACCAGAATCTGCTTACTATTCATGTGCAAGATGAGATAAGCAAAGATCCTGATAACATTAGTCCTATGGCTATACAACAGGCTGAGGTAAGCAGTACACAGCAACGTCAGATACTGAAAACGTCTCAAATGCAAAGTATATCTTCTATGGAGGAAAAGACGCCTGATGAAAAAGCTATAGTTGAGAAAGATGATGGCAAAGCTCCTACATTATTATCCTCcgataaaatacattttgtaaagTCTACCGTTTCACAAGAAATTAAATTGAATCCTAATAGCAATGGCCCTACTGCTGTTAGTGAGGACAACTCTACTTGTAAGGAAAATTCTACTTCTAAGGAAAATTCTACCTGTAAGGACAATTCTACCTGTGGGGACAATTCTACCTGTGAGGACAATTCTACCTGTGAGGACAATTCTACCTGTAAGGACAATTCTTCCTGCGAGGACAATTCTACCCGTGAGGACAATTCTACCCGTGAGGGAAATTCTACCCGTGAGGATAATTCTACCCGTGAGGACAATTCTACCTGTGAGAACAATTCTACCTATGAGAACAATTCTACCTGTGAGAACAATTCTACCTGTGAGAACAATTCTACCTGTGAGAATAATTCTACCTGCGAGGACAATTCCACCTGTGAGAACAATTCTACCTGTGAGAACAATTCTACCTTTGAGGACAATTCTACCAAAACTCAAGATGATTCAATAAATGTATTATCCAACAAATTTCAGAACAGTGCCTCtgatagcaataaaaatattgaaactatTCATGATATATCTACGAAAGAAAATGATAAAATCCAGTCGCAGCCCGATACTCCCAAAAAATCGTCGGTGACAGATGAAGACTCGGAAGATGACGTTTCATTAGCtgttattgtaaaacaaaaacacctAGATTCCAATTCAACTCCTGATGCtcagaatattatgaaaattgatgTACAAAGTAAACCACCTGCAAATAAAAGGaaaaggaaaactaaaaaaaataacaagtctGTAGAGCTTGATTATGATAAATCCTTAATAGAAGATAAACATGGATCTATTACAAATTCGCCCACGGGGACTATAAGCGAAATTACGACAAATAAAGACAGAGTGTGTAATGAAAGTAATTTGATCGATACGATACCCTACTGTAAGAAAAACGCTAGAAAAGGGAGACGTCTTAACATCGTGCAAACTGTTGAATTCTCTGATAAAAAAGATCAGACTATTGCCACAAAcgattatgaaaatgaaataaataaagaaaacaatgTGTCTTCTGACGTAGGTAAGAAATTGGAATCTTCTGACGAATCATTTAAATTGAAACCTATTGATCAAGACCCTAATCGATCACCGTCTGTTAATGCAATAGTTAATTCAGATAACTACAACAAGAACTCTATGAACCTAACGGGAAAGAAAGATATGACTAAAAAAAGTACACAAATAAGTACAGATTGCGACCATTCAACAGATGCCATAACAGAAACCAATAAAGATGAAAGACCATATGCAAATCAAAATGATTCTCAATATAATCTTCCTCAAAGTTCTTTAAATTTGTCTCCAACTGAGAAGTGTTTTTCACCACATCACTCAGGTACTGAAAGTAAAGTAGTTATCTGCAATGCAGATGTAGCAGTCAACCAAGACTCTGACTTGAATAAATCTGGGAAACCTAAAGAAAGTGGTCTAAAATCGACGAAAACTAAAAAAGTTACTATGGAGCTTTGTCCTGCTACTGATGACAATCCTGCTACTGATATTGAGTTGGAAGAAACAAATAATGTTCCTCTAAGACGTAGCCGACGTGGAAAATCATTATTTGTCGATAGTAACTCAACTAAGGCTGTCAATCCCGTTCCTAGAGATAATGCTGTTGAACAAAGAACTCCACTTACCAAAAAacagttaatattttcaaaacttttGTTAGATGAAGCAAATCATAGTAAAAtaacatcaaataaaaaaattgttgaagAAAATCTTAATACAACTGCATTAAATAGTATCGCAAATAAAGATGAAGAAAACTTTGATATTATCCCAAATATTATTGAAGAAAAGCTTCACACGACGTTGTTAAATTCTTTGCCACATAATGACGAGCAAAATCTACATCGAACTTCTTTGAGTACTATGCCACTGGTTACGGAAGACAACGTtcataaaacaatattgaatACTAAACCTCATACGATTGAAGATGATCTGCATAAAACTTCTGtaaataatactattaaaaatattattgaagaaaatcaccagaaAGAATCCAAGAATACTATTTCTCTTCTTGAAGAAAAGTCAGATAAAAAGACTTTAAATATCATCCcgaatattattgataataaccCCAAAGAACCTTTGAATAAAATTCTGAACGAAGACAAGAAAGACATAATTTCAAACATTGCtccaaaagtacaaaaaaatcaaatagagTCGCAATCGAAGTTGTTTACAGAATGTAGTGTCAGAATAGTTGAAAATGAATCCATCATAaaatttcaacaaaataaaCGGACACTATTAGTATCAAAAAGgaaatcaaaaaagaaaaaatcattgtcaaatcaaatgaaatctGAGCGTACTGATGTagagttacaaaataaaataaatacagaaaataaagtTATCGAAGGtgcaaaaattacaattaaagtaACTCTTTCACATGAAGATAGGGTTTCTGAAACATTACCTTTGAATGATAAAGAGTTGGTAAAACAAGACAAGAATGATGTAATGATTGACTGTGATGCTACATGTtctgattttaattataataatacgaGTCCTAAACTTCTAtcaattgaaaaaagaaaatcttgTTCACCATTAAGACATAATTTCTTATCAAGCTCTAAGCCAAAGAAATGTAAGCTTAATgataaaactgaaaataatgTGGCTGCAACAATAAGTAAGAATGAGGAAACTGGAAAGgcaattgaattaaaaacaccTGAAAATAACAGTATAGTTAGTACTCGAATCACTACTTGTTACAATAAACCTGCTAGACGTGTAAGGTCGAAGTCTGTTGTTGTAAAATCATCTGGGTCCGATTTCTATGATCCTTATGACATAGACTTAGAAGATATGGCCGATAAAACTGAACCGTTCGTTAGAAAAGAAATACCAccaaaaattacttttattccTTTTAAATCTATTACTGCTAAAACACGAAAATTGAGTAAAACTGCACCTTCTGCTATTATAGACATTTCACCGATAGAATTTCCAGATCATGCACCTTCAACGAGTGCTGATAAGAATATTCTTGTTTGCGATAATGATAAATGTCACagtcacaaaaatattaaaactaactgTAATGAAAAAACACACAGCATCAAATATATTAGTAGTGATTCTGATGAATCTTCAAAAAGTGACGaacccttaaaaatatatgctgAGAAAAAAGAGAAAACATTGGCAGAATTATCACTTACGATGGGTTGCAAAATATCTAGTGAAAATATTAATGACTCGAATGAGCACTTGCATGATAAATCAAAAACACGAAAAAAGAATAGTCTatcaattttaatgaataaaaaagagGAAATTATATCAAGTGATAAAATTGATAATGAAAAAGACCGTCGATCGGAACAATTTATGGAAAGCTTTGGTTTCTTTTCTGAAAGGAAACCTCGTAAATCAAATTTGCTTGCaaccaaaaaaatatctgaaacCTTGGCTAAGGAAAGCGACGATGTTTATTTTTCGACAAAAGAACGTAGTGGTAAAAAGCATGCAACGGACAACAGAAAAGAAGATAGTAGATGTTCAAAGGGATCGTCGGGCTCACCATCCAAGAGGCGGGAGGCAGCGAGGCGCGGTAGAAAAAAGAAGAGTTGCTCACCGAATGAATCAAGATTTTGCACAGTATGTAAGAAATCATTTCGTAGATCTGATAATTTCTTGCGACATCAAATGACTTTATATCATGTGTCTAGACTATGTGAAGTAGAACTGAAAGTTAAGTCACTAATAATTGAAGAGGAACCAAATTATTTAATAGCTTATAGGCAacagttagaaaagttaaaatttttgcAGGATAAAATAGCCAAAAGGAAAAAGAATAGCTTACCTACTTCTGATATTATTTTACCAACATTACAAGAAATTATAGCCGATGTTAAAAATACAATCCGAGAACAAAAATTATCTCGGAGAAAGTTAAGTAGGGACGAAGCGTTATTTTTAGATTGTTGTGAAATGTTAAAAcaatcacataaaaaaaatgtacctgaAAATAACCGTGTTCGACAATGTAACAGTTTTAATTGTCCGCAGACGTGTGAAGACCAATTGGCATTGGAAAGTGTTAATCTGGGCGACAAACGCGAAATAAAATGTGACGAGGACATGGATTCAAATACGGCGAAAACTATATTAGAAAGTGATGAAGTACGTAATTTGGAAAATGACTTGATCTCAAACCTTAAAAAAGCGTCTGGTCTTAAGGGATTTACCAGCCTCCGGATAAAGTCATCGGACGAATTGAGAGAGAAAGTTCCACAAGCAACAGCTACTGCATCTAATTATCAAAGAAAAGTTAACTTTCAGGAAGTAGAAGAACCTGTACCAACAAAGAACATTCGACACTCAGATGTAAAAGATAAAATGTACCCCGACATAAATGATACTATCGATATATTTGAAGATAAATTCGACAAAATCAAAAGAAAATGCAGGTCACAAGCAGCAGCCGCAAA
The sequence above is a segment of the Pararge aegeria chromosome Z, ilParAegt1.1, whole genome shotgun sequence genome. Coding sequences within it:
- the LOC120636305 gene encoding uncharacterized protein LOC120636305 isoform X1, with translation MNTGDAEPSSGLNGRLRPRKSNIPSPKTAKNIRKLDTKPALDKPKRTSTPSKASSNKLDDLTAKADSPETQTLCPYCDKTFFADKALSKHVHRLHLSNSKLDSTITCLFCTHVEKDANDIIRHMVDNHPNQYFACYGCHTRFPSTTELAEHKLNICEKQELPYRNKLRQKEILKKSININGRNDFGDDNNEFSNEHGFNGIVISCELKSSHGHDLADIEDNITTNFILPPGKSLVNGTVIEKNAVIILDDLQWNKRIPPNFSFQSTDADQILSRLGVVHRSPRTGESHGREWLKNNDEAHQKFEKCFDTSFYSKVASNVQENLSKFLDGSCNFNPDPENTIKTRKAKNIVAINTVEGFPILLACEQFSRNGFDGYMPRAIAPKHKWKWDNLESDKSLMSPEHIKRDSHTNNCIISLVSSLDIWTQLCMRRKFEIIFNKTPVQKKTERKSIIGKELKEILESRDLPATSSQVVKFRGPPAPRRSSVEFPASLGLIPTTSSFDLKPAVLSGEWVRPRCYVCCACGAQTHDSKALSSHISMRHPNAQIQHYEIVGEVLLNSDILKHLYVPPRQMNNRSRPLRGLRDCTKCKKTISLEDLHQHMLDCAGDAPAVRRKCRYRPFGVRKRRTRLPDNTIRDKIRKDIRTGHSRKSHMRSRPRRRTEVGDAETIRKMLADLPPKRHRVMVKPANPTLRPRRNLQNPRNKLVMKKRMIEETKKSQEAISTHVSGASVGAEGSKKSLNDPNRPHLRPFKNAVTRVASKILRKKDIFTKNTIHKSQRKIARQKDRTVSVPSDGEVPLTDSGKGNIQIDQLSIENNPERINLNDGSNNSREHGDRSNNNSNNRDNQIPEANNGQGNNNREPFAPPQNVPLKHSIASLTASSETHDKSVQFHHLFLVQQECNNVNQHLPAGQRMLFENEAVVTKLDKPPLHFDNPRPIDLQALQKNKLAKPRKKLNDCIAMLRNKLVEPNTSILPGHVSVQCGDDEPLAPEPVTAERRHSTTELKIDYPQVTPPDYQPAPIIPIKATEDNVQSVSTKSKTTRRSSSARRGQSPRSNQTAEMLSCNELLQWRQFCYGSQMLAAQNITENYNKRELRRRNSLVSTDELLLQHAMSLELLSKSNELAKFAEYQHYPSVSTHQQPKKTNRKTSQKNKATTKNQTTRSRAKNRNELNKNSSTYEKNIAEMGSTNTKQSYRNKSTNPTSTKRNNDKRHKKSVQSSNTAALIESRDLSANIHAYPQGAMPEDIPTNFNIEQRILPVNNSPLEHHTQNVAATPIVEYTSNNGFSPVQYIINNNIEAEPINIRDLNDPLNLSNKIFDNINPVQHRTQQYATQEQFSVAAYDTYESLDLSNRNLGHLITRDTNRNNDDIVDLRINYALHETYQSRYTPLPSELVSDQVIEDNATDFSFRRDEEFPTDLSLSRSDYIMPTPYDKMTEGHRRLPLKYMRDLSHPIRHADGRCFVMQEYYDPNTHRVMVVEKQISADLPEFRGVNRLNIMEEPLHLYSNNAEPNEEIGPTDLSTKSGSFMVPTGAMNDNVCHYDNYDAQQAPNCMNTDQMINFHYDRPIRTPPTSIMYCDPTEHFGAVSNTALTPVSLGIPMNETSINQNINYEQIDYSHSDMPLNLVSNSVNEGISYNSSQNIKTNVTDYEEMPTTAYTIASDVISVTKTDHSPFTCTTMTANVDTLSRTSNIESFSETACSALPTERVKLTDTFNLQSFSDDKTSVPINSPVSNTFTSTTNSIMGTDKRKVETVTVSNTDTANLDQDHETARKIALLPKELVEILGTMPVDHRNQLLNVLPQYVSTSTSPVSPTNTEEGVRNLLTSANTSTLIENDFKFETKSEDGRMSNTIPTSSKNYKFPEMSPIAVSSSILLTPPTPQLSERYSVQSQSTEDRTPSKGVHLSQLNVAPNMMAVKRLTNTIEYNDPHKVIDLTIDENSSGNVDITNIESVIQTHTLTVSAKDVTPTATISKSNVAKTSNDKTASLRAVRIKTPSERHRSMLAENKMAAIQNQNLLTIHVQDEISKDPDNISPMAIQQAEVSSTQQRQILKTSQMQSISSMEEKTPDEKAIVEKDDGKAPTLLSSDKIHFVKSTVSQEIKLNPNSNGPTAVSEDNSTCKENSTSKENSTCKDNSTCGDNSTCEDNSTCEDNSTCKDNSSCEDNSTREDNSTREGNSTREDNSTREDNSTCENNSTYENNSTCENNSTCENNSTCENNSTCEDNSTCENNSTCENNSTFEDNSTKTQDDSINVLSNKFQNSASDSNKNIETIHDISTKENDKIQSQPDTPKKSSVTDEDSEDDVSLAVIVKQKHLDSNSTPDAQNIMKIDVQSKPPANKRKRKTKKNNKSVELDYDKSLIEDKHGSITNSPTGTISEITTNKDRVCNESNLIDTIPYCKKNARKGRRLNIVQTVEFSDKKDQTIATNDYENEINKENNVSSDVGKKLESSDESFKLKPIDQDPNRSPSVNAIVNSDNYNKNSMNLTGKKDMTKKSTQISTDCDHSTDAITETNKDERPYANQNDSQYNLPQSSLNLSPTEKCFSPHHSGTESKVVICNADVAVNQDSDLNKSGKPKESGLKSTKTKKVTMELCPATDDNPATDIELEETNNVPLRRSRRGKSLFVDSNSTKAVNPVPRDNAVEQRTPLTKKQLIFSKLLLDEANHSKITSNKKIVEENLNTTALNSIANKDEENFDIIPNIIEEKLHTTLLNSLPHNDEQNLHRTSLSTMPLVTEDNVHKTILNTKPHTIEDDLHKTSVNNTIKNIIEENHQKESKNTISLLEEKSDKKTLNIIPNIIDNNPKEPLNKILNEDKKDIISNIAPKVQKNQIESQSKLFTECSVRIVENESIIKFQQNKRTLLVSKRKSKKKKSLSNQMKSERTDVELQNKINTENKVIEGAKITIKVTLSHEDRVSETLPLNDKELVKQDKNDVMIDCDATCSDFNYNNTSPKLLSIEKRKSCSPLRHNFLSSSKPKKCKLNDKTENNVAATISKNEETGKAIELKTPENNSIVSTRITTCYNKPARRVRSKSVVVKSSGSDFYDPYDIDLEDMADKTEPFVRKEIPPKITFIPFKSITAKTRKLSKTAPSAIIDISPIEFPDHAPSTSADKNILVCDNDKCHSHKNIKTNCNEKTHSIKYISSDSDESSKSDEPLKIYAEKKEKTLAELSLTMGCKISSENINDSNEHLHDKSKTRKKNSLSILMNKKEEIISSDKIDNEKDRRSEQFMESFGFFSERKPRKSNLLATKKISETLAKESDDVYFSTKERSGKKHATDNRKEDSRCSKGSSGSPSKRREAARRGRKKKSCSPNESRFCTTCEDQLALESVNLGDKREIKCDEDMDSNTAKTILESDEVRNLENDLISNLKKASGLKGFTSLRIKSSDELREKVPQATATASNYQRKVNFQEVEEPVPTKNIRHSDVKDKMYPDINDTIDIFEDKFDKIKRKCRSQAAAAKQIQIQVDPNLSNKTRKKSDRKKVKRSSKKSQNVVPTKGALKGFDGVKVSISTSDINMSAYAPSAGSSFKRNRKNNTKKKRERKSSGLSIESGSNQVTKEPSQKKVDVYEFLDTEDTELFEFRPSTLMERFKSFNKDSPSTSKRDAHANEVAHTSTDSVSDGDDFVYMDDLAFSEDETENSVLSCEMGCVKGNNETKKSSPLKRKDVIEKNAVMGKIFKHNAVRNDKKNIKQLAKPKANLDQLFDSLLEKEPKEQLKDEDPPKESTSSSSTYCRISPLRRDMLYSKHNDLPPVVLSKKPVPSMTVTPFEELISQRNAAAYKYESSKDFTKTHQVLKFDTPFSKYRKAADVAEKDDYKSKYLDSLPARDIDYTFTEHQSKEKLLAEKLGITKRKSDEAYTYTEHQSKEKLLAEKLGMTKRKSDEIYTFTEHKSKEKLLAEKFGITKKKNDEIYTFTEHKSKEKLLAEKLGITKKNDEIYTFTEHKSKEKLLAEKLGITKRMSDEVMESFRVDSPEEEISYEDAGVARQRARRKCTVGKQNVLAETWSSESEPDAAPPRPNSAESVIPSHVRKRKARKPEGREAFGARKTARARGPMARARPAGWSEGEGDHTPEHPQQHGWIVGDSHKKLVTMLAHAKGRKRSYDDNRQVLE